In Streptomyces dangxiongensis, one DNA window encodes the following:
- a CDS encoding serine hydroxymethyltransferase: MTVLNTPLHELDPEIAAAVDAELNRQQSTLEMIASENFAPLAVMEAQGSVLTNKYAEGYPGRRYYGGCEHVDVAEQIAIDRVKELFGAEYANVQPHSGASANQAALFALARPGDTILGLDLAHGGHLTHGMRLNFSGKQFDVVAYHVDVETGLVDMAEVERLAKEHRPKVIIAGWSAYPRQLDFAEFRRIADEVEAYLWVDMAHFAGLVAAGLHPNPVEYADVVTSTTHKTLGGPRGGIILAKKDFAKKLNSSVFPGFQGGPLEHVIAAKAVSFKVAASQEFAERQRRTVEGARILAERLTAADAREAGVNVLSGGTDVHLILVDLRASELDGQQAEDRLHEVGITVNRNAVPDDPRPPMVTSGLRIGTPALATRGFTAEDFAEVADVIAETLKPSYDAEALKARVKALADKHPLYPGLNK; this comes from the coding sequence ATGACTGTCCTGAACACGCCCCTGCACGAGCTCGACCCGGAGATCGCCGCCGCGGTCGACGCGGAGCTGAACCGCCAGCAGTCCACGCTGGAGATGATCGCGTCCGAGAACTTCGCGCCGCTCGCGGTGATGGAGGCCCAGGGCTCGGTCCTGACCAACAAGTACGCCGAGGGCTACCCGGGCCGCCGCTACTACGGCGGCTGCGAGCACGTCGACGTCGCCGAGCAGATCGCCATCGACCGGGTCAAGGAGCTGTTCGGCGCCGAGTACGCCAACGTGCAGCCCCACTCCGGTGCCTCCGCGAACCAGGCGGCCCTGTTCGCCCTGGCCCGGCCCGGGGACACCATCCTCGGCCTGGACCTGGCGCACGGTGGCCACCTGACCCACGGGATGCGGCTGAACTTCTCCGGCAAGCAGTTCGACGTGGTCGCGTACCACGTGGACGTGGAGACCGGCCTGGTCGACATGGCCGAGGTCGAGCGGCTGGCCAAGGAGCACCGCCCGAAGGTGATCATCGCCGGCTGGTCGGCGTACCCGCGTCAGCTCGACTTCGCCGAGTTCCGCCGGATCGCCGACGAGGTCGAGGCGTACCTGTGGGTCGACATGGCGCACTTCGCGGGCCTCGTCGCCGCCGGCCTCCACCCCAACCCGGTGGAGTACGCGGACGTGGTCACCTCCACGACCCACAAGACCCTCGGCGGCCCGCGCGGCGGCATCATCCTCGCGAAGAAGGACTTCGCGAAGAAGCTGAACTCCTCCGTCTTCCCCGGCTTCCAGGGCGGTCCCCTGGAGCACGTGATCGCGGCGAAGGCGGTCTCCTTCAAGGTCGCCGCCTCGCAGGAGTTCGCGGAGCGCCAGCGCCGTACGGTGGAGGGTGCGCGCATCCTCGCCGAGCGGCTGACGGCGGCGGACGCCCGCGAGGCCGGCGTGAACGTCCTGTCCGGCGGCACCGACGTGCACCTGATCCTGGTGGACCTGCGTGCCTCGGAGCTGGACGGGCAGCAGGCCGAGGACCGGCTCCACGAGGTCGGCATCACGGTCAACCGCAACGCCGTCCCGGACGACCCGCGCCCGCCGATGGTCACCTCCGGCCTGCGGATCGGTACGCCGGCCCTCGCGACCCGCGGCTTCACGGCCGAGGACTTCGCCGAGGTCGCGGACGTGATCGCCGAGACGCTGAAGCCGTCCTACGACGCCGAGGCCCTCAAGGCCCGGGTGAAGGCCCTGGCCGACAAGCACCCGCTGTACCCGGGACTGAACAAGTAA
- a CDS encoding L-serine ammonia-lyase yields MAISVFDLFSIGIGPSSSHTVGPMRAAGLFARRLRNEELLGSVAALRCELYGSLGATGHGHGTPKAVLLGLEGDSPRTVDVETADERVESIRRAGRLNVLGEHEIPFSFDDDLVLHRRKALPYHANGMTVRAYDADGAEVLSKTYYSVGGGFVVDEDAVGADRIVLDDTVLKYPFRTGDELLRLTKETGLSISSLMLENERAWRTEEEIRAGLLEIWRVMRECVQRGMSREGILPGGLKVRRRAAVSARQLRAEGDPLAHAMEWITLYAMAVNEENAAGGRVVTAPTNGAAGIIPAVLHYYINFVPGADEDGVVRFLLAAGAIGMLFKENASISGAEVGCQGEVGSACSMAAGALAEVLGGSPEQVENAAEIGMEHNLGLTCDPVGGLVQIPCIERNGMAAVKAVTAAKMAMRGDGSHKVSLDKVIKTMKETGADMSVKYKETARGGLAVNIIEC; encoded by the coding sequence GTGGCCATCTCGGTCTTCGACCTGTTCTCGATCGGCATCGGCCCATCCAGCTCCCACACGGTCGGCCCGATGCGGGCGGCGGGCCTGTTCGCCCGCCGGCTGCGCAACGAGGAGCTGCTCGGCTCCGTCGCGGCCCTGCGCTGCGAGCTGTACGGCTCGCTCGGCGCGACCGGGCACGGCCACGGCACCCCGAAAGCGGTGCTGCTCGGCCTGGAGGGCGACTCACCGCGCACGGTGGACGTGGAGACGGCCGACGAGCGGGTGGAATCGATCAGGCGGGCGGGACGGCTGAACGTCCTCGGCGAGCACGAGATCCCGTTCTCCTTCGACGACGACCTGGTCCTGCACCGCCGCAAGGCGCTGCCGTACCACGCCAACGGCATGACCGTCCGGGCGTACGACGCCGACGGCGCCGAGGTGCTCTCCAAGACGTACTACTCGGTCGGCGGCGGCTTCGTGGTCGACGAGGACGCGGTGGGCGCGGACCGCATCGTGCTCGACGACACCGTCCTGAAGTACCCCTTCCGCACCGGTGACGAACTGCTGCGGCTGACGAAGGAGACGGGCCTGTCCATCTCCTCGCTGATGCTGGAGAACGAGCGGGCCTGGCGCACCGAGGAGGAGATCCGGGCCGGCCTGCTGGAGATCTGGCGGGTGATGCGCGAGTGCGTGCAGCGCGGCATGTCCCGCGAGGGCATCCTGCCGGGCGGTCTGAAGGTCCGCCGCCGCGCCGCCGTCTCGGCCCGCCAGCTCCGCGCCGAGGGCGACCCGCTGGCGCACGCCATGGAGTGGATCACGCTCTACGCGATGGCCGTGAACGAGGAGAACGCGGCCGGCGGCCGGGTCGTCACCGCCCCGACCAACGGCGCGGCCGGCATCATCCCCGCGGTCCTGCACTACTACATCAACTTCGTCCCCGGCGCCGACGAGGACGGGGTCGTGCGGTTCCTGCTGGCGGCCGGTGCGATCGGCATGCTCTTCAAGGAGAACGCCTCCATCTCCGGCGCCGAGGTCGGCTGCCAGGGCGAGGTCGGCTCCGCCTGCTCCATGGCGGCCGGCGCCCTCGCCGAGGTGCTCGGCGGCTCCCCCGAGCAGGTGGAGAACGCGGCCGAGATCGGCATGGAGCACAACCTGGGCCTGACCTGCGACCCGGTCGGCGGCCTGGTGCAGATCCCCTGCATCGAGCGCAACGGCATGGCCGCGGTGAAGGCGGTCACGGCCGCGAAGATGGCCATGCGCGGCGACGGCTCCCACAAGGTGTCCCTGGACAAGGTCATCAAGACCATGAAGGAGACCGGCGCGGACATGAGCGTCAAGTACAAGGAGACGGCCCGCGGCGGGCTCGCGGTGAACATCATCGAGTGCTGA
- the gcvH gene encoding glycine cleavage system protein GcvH: protein MSNPQQLRYSKEHEWLSTAEDGVATVGITEFAANALGDVVYAQLPEVGTTVEAGETCGELESTKSVSDLYSPVSGEITEINEDVVNDPSLVNSAPFEGGWLFKVRVTEEPADLLSADEYAAHTAG, encoded by the coding sequence ATGAGCAACCCCCAGCAGCTGCGGTACAGCAAGGAGCACGAGTGGCTGTCGACCGCCGAGGACGGCGTCGCGACGGTCGGCATCACCGAGTTCGCGGCCAACGCGCTCGGCGATGTGGTCTACGCCCAGCTCCCCGAGGTCGGCACCACCGTCGAGGCGGGCGAGACCTGCGGTGAACTGGAGTCGACGAAGTCGGTCTCCGACCTGTACTCGCCGGTCTCCGGTGAGATCACCGAGATCAACGAGGACGTCGTCAACGACCCCTCGCTGGTGAACTCCGCCCCCTTCGAGGGCGGCTGGCTGTTCAAGGTACGCGTCACGGAGGAGCCGGCCGACCTGCTCTCCGCCGACGAGTACGCCGCCCACACCGCCGGCTGA
- a CDS encoding AAA family ATPase — translation MNRTTAYGTAAAPGLAVPKQPSAPATARGHHAARPVPVVRDLRDRAGRGPRALLFGPRDVVVITGLPGSGKSTLMRRAAAGHRVDSQDARDRFAARLPRLLPYALYRPLVRLAHYAGLHRALRAGGGVVVHDCGTQPWVRGWLARAARRRGGTLHLLILDVAPATAREGQRERGRGVSRYAFRRHRRTAARLLRAVERGELPAGCGSALLLDRAAADTLHRVDFAAPDPR, via the coding sequence GTGAACAGGACCACGGCGTACGGCACCGCCGCCGCCCCCGGCCTGGCGGTGCCGAAGCAGCCCTCCGCCCCCGCCACCGCCCGCGGGCACCACGCCGCGCGGCCCGTCCCGGTCGTCCGCGACCTGCGCGACCGGGCCGGCCGCGGCCCGCGCGCCCTCCTCTTCGGGCCGCGGGACGTGGTGGTGATCACCGGCCTGCCCGGCAGCGGCAAGTCCACGCTGATGCGGCGCGCGGCCGCCGGCCACCGCGTCGACTCCCAGGACGCCCGCGACCGCTTCGCGGCCCGTCTGCCCCGCCTCCTGCCGTACGCGCTCTACCGCCCCCTGGTCCGCCTCGCGCACTACGCGGGCCTGCACCGCGCGCTGCGCGCCGGCGGCGGCGTCGTCGTCCACGACTGCGGCACCCAGCCCTGGGTGCGCGGCTGGCTCGCCCGCGCGGCCCGCCGCCGCGGCGGCACCCTGCACCTGCTGATCCTCGACGTCGCCCCCGCCACCGCCCGCGAGGGCCAGCGCGAACGCGGCCGGGGCGTCTCCCGCTACGCCTTCCGCAGGCACCGCCGTACGGCCGCCCGGCTGCTGCGCGCGGTCGAGCGGGGCGAACTGCCCGCGGGCTGCGGCTCGGCGCTGCTGCTGGACCGGGCCGCCGCGGACACCCTGCACCGCGTGGACTTCGCCGCCCCGGATCCCCGCTGA
- the gcvT gene encoding glycine cleavage system aminomethyltransferase GcvT, whose product MSSTELRHTALDAVHRALGATMTDFAGWDMPLRYGSERDEHLAVRTRAGLFDLSHMGEITVTGAGAAALLDFALVGNIASVGVGRARYTMICRADGGILDDLIVYRLAETEYMVVANASNAQVVLDALTERAAGFDAEVRDDRDAYALLAVQGPQSPGILKSLTDADLDGLKYYAGLPGTVAGVPALIARTGYTGEDGFELFVRPEHAVRLWQALTEAGEGVGLVPCGLSCRDTLRLEAGMPLYGHELTTALTPFDAGLGRVVKFEKEGDFVGREALAGAASRAEATAPRVLVGLVAEGRRVPRAGFGVVAGGRVIGEVTSGAPSPTLGKPIAMAYVDAAYAAPGTEGVGVDIRGTHEPYEVVALPFYKRQK is encoded by the coding sequence ATGAGCAGCACCGAACTCCGCCACACCGCGCTGGACGCCGTGCATCGCGCGCTCGGCGCGACCATGACCGACTTCGCCGGCTGGGACATGCCCCTGCGCTACGGCTCCGAGCGCGACGAGCACCTCGCGGTGCGCACCCGGGCCGGCCTGTTCGACCTCTCCCACATGGGCGAGATCACCGTGACCGGCGCCGGGGCGGCCGCCCTCCTGGACTTCGCCCTGGTCGGCAACATCGCGTCCGTCGGCGTCGGCCGCGCCCGCTACACCATGATCTGCCGGGCCGACGGCGGCATCCTGGACGACCTCATCGTCTACCGGCTGGCCGAGACCGAGTACATGGTCGTGGCCAACGCCTCCAACGCCCAGGTGGTGCTGGACGCGCTGACCGAGCGGGCCGCCGGCTTCGACGCCGAGGTCCGCGACGACCGGGACGCCTATGCGCTGCTCGCCGTGCAGGGTCCGCAGTCCCCCGGGATCCTGAAGTCGCTCACCGACGCCGACCTGGACGGGCTGAAGTACTACGCCGGCCTGCCCGGCACGGTCGCCGGCGTCCCCGCCCTGATCGCCCGCACCGGCTACACCGGCGAGGACGGCTTCGAGCTGTTCGTGCGGCCGGAGCACGCCGTGCGGCTGTGGCAGGCGCTGACCGAGGCCGGCGAGGGCGTCGGCCTGGTGCCGTGCGGCCTGTCCTGCCGGGACACCCTGCGCCTGGAGGCGGGCATGCCGCTGTACGGGCACGAGCTGACCACCGCGCTCACCCCCTTCGACGCCGGGCTCGGCCGGGTGGTCAAGTTCGAGAAGGAGGGGGACTTCGTCGGGCGTGAGGCGCTCGCCGGGGCCGCCTCCCGGGCCGAGGCGACAGCACCCCGGGTGCTCGTCGGCCTGGTCGCCGAGGGCCGCCGGGTGCCGCGCGCCGGGTTCGGCGTCGTCGCCGGCGGCCGGGTGATCGGCGAGGTCACCTCCGGCGCCCCCTCCCCCACCCTGGGCAAGCCGATCGCCATGGCGTACGTCGACGCGGCGTACGCGGCGCCGGGCACCGAGGGCGTCGGCGTGGACATCCGGGGCACCCACGAGCCGTACGAGGTCGTGGCGCTGCCGTTCTACAAGCGCCAGAAGTAG
- a CDS encoding enhanced serine sensitivity protein SseB, which yields MDFPADLPADFPAQTHPHPHGGWPGNELEEVLSASLGVPAAGGRIIEVLGRSFLWIPLPAGGGPDSGPLDLPTLDIEGQVYVPVFSSEEQFRQAAGSHMSFAVAPAVEFARGLPPQAGLAVNPGGVVGIPLPPEAVAELCRVGRTPLDGPGSGGRVRLFEPDWQDDPVDFLSAASAEFADIGVVVTARRCLAAVETDEPVMFVGVELSRWEGDLRTLPLEALGRALGRVPVKWPVNLVLMDVTDDPVADWLKTNVRPFYRFGH from the coding sequence ATGGACTTCCCGGCGGACCTTCCCGCGGACTTCCCGGCACAGACACACCCCCACCCGCACGGCGGTTGGCCCGGCAACGAGCTGGAGGAGGTGCTCTCGGCCTCCCTCGGCGTCCCCGCGGCGGGCGGACGGATCATCGAGGTCCTCGGCCGCAGCTTCCTGTGGATACCGCTGCCGGCCGGCGGCGGCCCGGACAGCGGTCCGCTGGACCTGCCCACCCTCGACATCGAGGGTCAGGTGTACGTGCCGGTGTTCAGCTCCGAGGAGCAGTTCCGGCAGGCGGCCGGCTCCCACATGTCGTTCGCCGTCGCCCCCGCCGTGGAGTTCGCCCGGGGCCTGCCGCCGCAGGCGGGCCTGGCCGTGAACCCGGGCGGCGTGGTCGGCATCCCGCTGCCGCCCGAGGCCGTGGCCGAGCTGTGCCGGGTGGGCCGCACCCCGCTCGACGGCCCCGGCAGCGGCGGCCGGGTCCGCCTCTTCGAGCCCGACTGGCAGGACGACCCGGTCGACTTCCTCTCCGCCGCCTCCGCCGAGTTCGCGGACATCGGCGTGGTGGTGACCGCCCGCCGCTGCCTGGCCGCCGTCGAGACGGACGAACCGGTGATGTTCGTCGGCGTGGAACTCTCCCGGTGGGAGGGCGACCTGCGCACCCTGCCCCTGGAGGCCCTGGGCCGGGCCCTCGGCAGGGTTCCGGTGAAGTGGCCGGTCAACCTGGTCCTCATGGACGTCACCGACGACCCGGTGGCCGACTGGCTGAAGACGAACGTCCGCCCCTTCTACCGGTTCGGCCACTGA
- a CDS encoding enhanced serine sensitivity protein SseB C-terminal domain-containing protein has protein sequence MLRQVTPGRYDAYEALLRALAAPSSGQIWMFLWRGQAGSPDAQYGDMEVDGLHYAPCVTSAQELSASGWNRSYEVVDGLDVARTLYPDHYGLWLNPHAPGGGVGIPWLDLRRIATGLDRQPAGPLSLSEPGIEIPQFYALLAQNAHRTPALRSLRRAWVQPALGAPYLALGLDVYDTSPAAVDSVRAMMQQSVGAVPEGLPVSTVAMTDGYDPVVMWMRANARPFYDREAHAPAPPSRSPLQVPPAAGYGYPPAHGAY, from the coding sequence ATGTTGCGCCAGGTCACGCCTGGACGCTACGACGCCTACGAGGCCCTGCTGCGCGCCCTCGCCGCCCCCTCCTCCGGCCAGATCTGGATGTTCCTGTGGCGCGGCCAGGCCGGCTCCCCGGACGCCCAGTACGGCGACATGGAGGTCGACGGCCTCCACTACGCCCCCTGCGTCACCTCCGCCCAGGAGCTGTCCGCCAGTGGCTGGAACCGTTCCTACGAGGTGGTCGACGGCCTCGACGTGGCCCGCACCCTCTACCCCGACCACTACGGACTGTGGCTCAACCCGCACGCCCCGGGCGGCGGCGTCGGCATCCCCTGGCTCGACCTGCGCCGCATCGCCACCGGCCTGGACCGCCAGCCCGCCGGCCCCCTGAGCCTGTCGGAACCCGGCATCGAGATCCCGCAGTTCTACGCCCTGCTCGCGCAGAACGCGCACCGCACCCCCGCGCTGCGCTCGCTGCGCCGCGCCTGGGTGCAGCCCGCGCTCGGGGCGCCGTATCTCGCCCTCGGTCTGGACGTGTACGACACCTCCCCGGCGGCGGTCGACTCGGTGCGCGCGATGATGCAGCAGTCCGTCGGCGCGGTCCCGGAGGGACTGCCGGTCTCGACGGTCGCGATGACGGACGGCTACGACCCGGTGGTCATGTGGATGCGGGCCAACGCCCGGCCCTTCTACGACCGCGAGGCCCACGCCCCCGCACCGCCGTCCCGGTCCCCGCTCCAGGTCCCGCCGGCCGCCGGCTACGGCTACCCGCCCGCGCACGGCGCCTACTGA
- a CDS encoding phosphatidylinositol-specific phospholipase C domain-containing protein, translating into MRRVRRAVAPLGAAALLVMAPGNAHAASPKLSATTAVGTHNAYDKAKYTYFAQALDSGASLLELDVYADSVSHRWRVSHSNPLGDDNNCEAAKTPAELYGKSRNQDLGGCLDNMAAWNQLHPDHPPIVVKVELKAGFDDNAGLGPDEFDTLVAQKLGGSVYKPAALLGGTYGTLDAAAKADAWPTRDALRGKFVFELIPGTVEQSNPFDHYWTDEEYGDRLRDLYAAGNIAAAQAFPAVLGAAGGDPRTSRYDASIRPWFVFFDGDAATYVNSGYDTSFYSANHYILITTDAHNVSPAISATDPTDAEVAARLALLAQRHASLITSDWSAKSPAVLSSVTTRG; encoded by the coding sequence ATGCGCAGAGTGAGACGGGCGGTGGCACCGCTGGGAGCCGCCGCTCTGCTGGTGATGGCGCCGGGCAACGCCCACGCGGCGTCGCCCAAGTTATCCGCGACGACGGCCGTCGGCACGCACAACGCGTACGACAAGGCCAAGTACACGTACTTCGCGCAGGCGTTGGACTCGGGCGCCTCGCTGCTGGAGCTGGACGTGTACGCGGACAGCGTCAGCCACCGCTGGCGGGTCAGCCACAGCAACCCGCTGGGCGACGACAACAACTGCGAGGCCGCGAAGACACCGGCCGAGCTGTACGGCAAGAGCCGCAACCAGGACCTCGGCGGCTGCCTGGACAACATGGCCGCCTGGAACCAACTGCACCCCGACCACCCGCCGATCGTCGTCAAGGTCGAGCTGAAGGCCGGCTTCGACGACAACGCGGGCCTCGGCCCGGACGAGTTCGACACGCTCGTCGCGCAGAAGCTCGGCGGCAGCGTCTACAAGCCCGCCGCCCTGCTGGGCGGAACGTACGGCACCCTGGACGCCGCAGCGAAGGCCGACGCCTGGCCCACCCGCGACGCCCTCCGGGGCAAGTTCGTCTTCGAACTGATCCCGGGCACGGTGGAACAGTCCAATCCGTTCGACCACTACTGGACGGACGAGGAGTACGGCGACCGCCTGCGCGACCTGTACGCGGCCGGGAACATCGCCGCGGCCCAGGCCTTCCCCGCCGTGCTCGGCGCCGCGGGCGGCGACCCGCGCACCAGCCGCTACGACGCCTCGATCCGGCCCTGGTTCGTGTTCTTCGACGGTGACGCGGCCACCTACGTCAACAGCGGCTACGACACCTCGTTCTACTCCGCGAACCACTACATCCTGATCACGACGGACGCCCACAACGTCTCCCCGGCCATCTCCGCCACCGACCCGACGGACGCCGAAGTCGCCGCGCGGCTCGCACTGCTGGCCCAGCGTCACGCGAGTCTGATCACCTCGGACTGGTCGGCGAAGTCACCGGCCGTGCTGAGTTCGGTGACCACCCGGGGCTGA